One stretch of Lysobacter sp. TY2-98 DNA includes these proteins:
- the nagZ gene encoding beta-N-acetylhexosaminidase has product MLVIGVAGTELTAQERDWLQHDACGGVILFSRNFASKQQVAELSQAIREAAPRPQLVCVDQEGGRVQRFRDGYTAFPPLEKFDALYRRDPEAALKLAAEHAWLMASEVRATGVDLSFAPVVDLGRGNRAIGDRAFSADPQVIAEFTRAYIEGMHAADMAATLKHFPGHGSVLEDTHFDDAVDPRPLEEIRALDLVPFVAGIDAGADAVMMAHVKYPAVDPDPAGYSKRWIEDILRKEMGFRGVVFSDDIGMAAAFSAGGIKARIDAHLDAGCDVVLVCHPELVPESLAAVEGRKLNTAAMAALIGRGPFGWRELLADDRYSMTKQRIEGIA; this is encoded by the coding sequence ATGCTCGTGATCGGCGTGGCCGGCACCGAACTCACCGCGCAGGAGCGCGACTGGCTGCAGCACGATGCGTGCGGTGGCGTGATCCTCTTCAGCCGCAACTTCGCGTCCAAGCAGCAGGTCGCGGAGCTGTCGCAGGCCATCCGCGAAGCCGCGCCGCGGCCGCAGCTGGTCTGCGTCGACCAGGAAGGCGGGCGCGTGCAGCGCTTCCGGGACGGCTACACCGCGTTCCCGCCGCTAGAGAAGTTCGACGCGCTCTATCGTCGCGATCCCGAAGCCGCGCTCAAGCTCGCGGCCGAGCACGCGTGGCTGATGGCCAGCGAAGTGCGCGCGACCGGCGTCGACCTGAGCTTCGCCCCGGTGGTCGATCTCGGCCGCGGCAACCGTGCGATCGGTGATCGCGCATTCTCGGCCGATCCGCAGGTCATCGCCGAGTTCACCCGCGCCTACATCGAGGGCATGCACGCCGCCGACATGGCCGCGACGCTCAAGCACTTCCCCGGCCACGGCTCGGTGCTGGAAGACACGCATTTCGACGACGCCGTCGATCCGCGTCCGCTGGAAGAAATCCGCGCGCTCGACCTCGTGCCGTTCGTGGCGGGCATCGATGCCGGCGCCGACGCCGTGATGATGGCGCACGTCAAATATCCCGCCGTCGATCCGGATCCCGCCGGCTATTCGAAGCGCTGGATCGAAGACATCCTGCGCAAGGAGATGGGTTTCCGCGGCGTCGTGTTCTCCGACGACATCGGCATGGCGGCGGCGTTCTCCGCGGGCGGCATCAAGGCGCGCATCGATGCACACCTCGACGCGGGTTGCGACGTCGTGCTCGTCTGCCATCCGGAGCTCGTGCCGGAATCGCTGGCCGCCGTTGAAGGTCGCAAGCTCAACACCGCAGCGATGGCCGCGTTGATCGGCCGCGGCCCGTTCGGCTGGCGCGAACTACTCGCGGACGATCGCTACAGCATGACCAAGCAGCGCATCGAAGGCATTGCCTGA
- a CDS encoding CYTH domain-containing protein: MPLEIERKFLVTSDAWRAQASRRVEMAQAYLNDLATLDAGAMNVSVRVRIQGDAAFLNMKSRELGTTRQEFDYPIPVDDARALLKLAVGGKIEKVRHYVEVDGRTFEVDEFLGDNAGLVVAELELDDAEAAYPRPDWLGDEVTDQPRYYNLALASRPYSTW; encoded by the coding sequence ATGCCCCTAGAAATCGAACGCAAGTTCCTCGTCACCTCCGACGCCTGGCGCGCGCAGGCGAGCCGCCGTGTCGAGATGGCGCAGGCCTACCTCAACGATCTCGCGACGCTCGACGCCGGCGCGATGAACGTGTCGGTCCGCGTCCGCATCCAGGGCGACGCGGCTTTCCTCAACATGAAGTCGCGCGAGCTCGGCACGACGCGGCAGGAGTTCGACTACCCGATCCCGGTCGACGACGCCCGTGCGCTGCTCAAGCTAGCGGTCGGCGGAAAGATCGAAAAGGTCCGCCACTACGTCGAAGTCGACGGCCGTACGTTCGAGGTCGACGAGTTCCTCGGCGACAACGCAGGCCTGGTCGTCGCCGAGTTGGAGCTGGACGACGCCGAGGCGGCCTACCCGCGCCCCGACTGGCTCGGCGACGAAGTCACCGACCAGCCGCGGTACTACAACCTGGCGCTCGCCAGCCGGCCGTATTCGACCTGGTAA
- the rlmD gene encoding 23S rRNA (uracil(1939)-C(5))-methyltransferase RlmD: MARLDLTPFPADITDLTHDGRGVARLPDGKAVFVAGALPGEKVVAVRTARHRHFDEARAVEVVDAAVERVAPRCSHFGTCGGCALQHYDEAKQIVAKQRVLMENLERIGHVTPKTVLEPLVDASWGYRRKGRFSVRRVEKKDKTLVGFRENDPRFVADISECHTVIPAIASKIGAIAALVDSLDTRREIPQIEFIAGDDAIALTFRHLTPLTEGDRQKLVAFGREQGFTIYLQPGGLDTVHLLDGDEPKLAFRLDDWNVELNFRPLDFIQVNAGLNRHMIHRTIELLDPQADERVLDLFAGLGNFTLPLSRHAREVVGVEGDAGLVRRARENITHNGITNVEFHAADLAKDLSGEPWMRESFDKLLLDPPRSGADFVLAHLPLKQFKRIVYVSCHPASLARDAGFLVNEKGWTLKAAGVMDMFPHTAHVESIAVFEPRRG, translated from the coding sequence GTGGCCCGTCTCGACCTCACTCCGTTCCCCGCCGACATCACCGACCTCACCCATGACGGCCGCGGCGTCGCGCGCCTGCCCGATGGCAAGGCCGTCTTCGTTGCCGGCGCGCTGCCGGGCGAGAAGGTCGTCGCCGTGCGCACGGCGCGCCATCGCCATTTCGACGAAGCGCGCGCGGTCGAGGTGGTCGACGCCGCAGTGGAACGCGTCGCGCCGCGGTGTTCGCATTTCGGGACGTGCGGCGGCTGCGCGTTGCAGCACTACGACGAGGCCAAGCAGATCGTCGCCAAGCAGCGCGTGCTGATGGAAAACCTCGAGCGCATCGGCCATGTCACGCCGAAGACGGTGCTCGAGCCGCTGGTCGATGCGTCGTGGGGCTATCGCCGCAAGGGCCGGTTCTCCGTGCGCCGCGTCGAGAAGAAGGACAAGACGCTGGTCGGTTTCCGCGAGAACGATCCGCGCTTCGTCGCCGACATTTCCGAATGCCACACGGTCATCCCGGCGATCGCGTCGAAGATCGGCGCGATCGCCGCGCTCGTCGACAGCCTCGACACGCGCCGTGAGATTCCGCAGATCGAATTCATCGCCGGCGACGACGCCATCGCGCTGACGTTCCGGCATCTCACGCCCTTGACCGAAGGCGATCGCCAGAAGCTCGTCGCGTTCGGTCGCGAGCAGGGCTTCACCATCTACCTGCAGCCCGGCGGCCTCGACACCGTGCACCTGCTCGATGGCGACGAGCCCAAGCTCGCGTTCCGTCTCGACGACTGGAATGTCGAGCTCAATTTCCGCCCGCTCGACTTCATCCAGGTCAACGCCGGGCTCAATCGCCACATGATCCACCGCACGATCGAGCTGCTCGATCCGCAGGCGGATGAGCGCGTTCTCGATCTGTTCGCCGGGCTCGGCAACTTCACGCTGCCGCTGTCGCGCCATGCCCGGGAAGTGGTGGGCGTGGAAGGCGACGCCGGGCTCGTGCGCCGCGCGCGCGAGAACATCACGCACAACGGAATCACCAACGTCGAGTTCCATGCCGCCGACCTCGCGAAGGATCTGTCGGGCGAGCCGTGGATGCGTGAATCGTTCGACAAGCTGCTGCTCGACCCGCCGCGTTCGGGCGCCGACTTCGTGCTCGCCCACCTGCCGCTGAAGCAGTTCAAGCGCATCGTCTACGTGAGCTGCCATCCGGCCTCGCTCGCGCGCGATGCGGGCTTCCTCGTCAACGAGAAGGGTTGGACGCTGAAGGCCGCGGGCGTCATGGACATGTTCCCGCATACGGCGCACGTCGAGTCGATTGCCGTGTTCGAACCGCGCCGCGGATAA
- a CDS encoding DUF1318 domain-containing protein, with the protein MRRWMMLPPLAVALTACVTINVYFPAAEAREAAKEFVEKVIADPNAKRVEPVKPGGGSASIQTPWSERAAASLARVDFASLVGIGSAYAQSSPDITIKTPAIQAIQARMEQRFDSELRKGFEAGALGFTSDGMITVRDASKLALPDRVSMNKAVADDNRDRAAVYREVAVANGHPEWEPRIREVFAKQWIDSARSGWWYQSGGAWKQK; encoded by the coding sequence ATGCGCCGCTGGATGATGCTGCCGCCCCTCGCCGTCGCGCTTACCGCGTGCGTGACGATCAACGTCTACTTCCCGGCCGCGGAAGCGCGCGAAGCCGCGAAGGAGTTCGTCGAGAAGGTGATCGCGGATCCGAACGCGAAGCGGGTCGAGCCGGTGAAGCCAGGCGGTGGCAGCGCGTCGATCCAGACGCCGTGGAGCGAGCGCGCGGCGGCGTCGTTGGCGCGCGTGGACTTCGCCTCGCTGGTCGGCATCGGCAGCGCGTATGCGCAGTCGTCGCCGGACATCACGATCAAGACGCCCGCGATCCAGGCGATCCAGGCGCGCATGGAGCAGCGCTTCGACAGCGAGCTGCGCAAGGGCTTCGAAGCCGGCGCGCTGGGCTTCACGTCCGACGGCATGATCACGGTCCGCGACGCCTCCAAGCTCGCGCTGCCCGACCGTGTGTCGATGAACAAGGCCGTGGCGGACGACAACCGCGACCGTGCCGCGGTGTACCGCGAAGTCGCCGTCGCCAACGGCCACCCGGAGTGGGAGCCGCGCATCCGCGAGGTCTTCGCCAAGCAGTGGATCGACAGCGCGCGCAGCGGCTGGTGGTACCAGTCCGGCGGCGCCTGGAAGCAGAAGTAA
- a CDS encoding response regulator, which yields MTDHRHPRALLVEDDAVSAAFLEAALARVPLDVDVARDCARARDLAASSTYALWVFDANLPDGRGDALLTELRARGTRTPAIAHTAAREAEEHERLLTAGFLEVLVKPLSTSETVAAARMALGLDVSLQAPVAPLRDLPFWDDTSALAALLGDRGHLTALRGLFRPELDAVQASLAKAVDTDDRAEIRSLLHRLRASCGFVGALQLGDAAARMSTMEPREGWPTFDAVLRATRDQFPAD from the coding sequence ATGACGGACCATCGACACCCCCGCGCGCTGCTCGTCGAGGACGACGCGGTCAGCGCCGCCTTCCTCGAAGCCGCCCTCGCCCGCGTCCCGCTCGACGTCGACGTCGCCCGCGACTGCGCACGGGCCCGCGACCTCGCCGCGTCGTCGACCTACGCGTTGTGGGTCTTCGACGCCAACCTGCCCGATGGCCGCGGCGACGCGCTGCTCACGGAGCTGCGCGCGCGTGGCACGCGCACGCCGGCGATCGCGCACACCGCGGCGCGCGAAGCGGAGGAACACGAACGTCTGCTGACCGCAGGGTTCCTCGAAGTGCTGGTCAAGCCGTTGTCGACGTCGGAGACGGTGGCGGCCGCGCGCATGGCGCTGGGACTCGACGTGTCGTTGCAGGCGCCCGTCGCGCCATTGCGGGACTTGCCGTTCTGGGACGACACCTCCGCGCTTGCCGCGCTGCTCGGCGATCGCGGGCATCTCACCGCGCTTCGCGGCCTGTTCCGCCCGGAGCTGGACGCCGTGCAGGCCTCGCTCGCAAAGGCCGTCGACACGGACGACCGCGCCGAGATCCGCTCGCTGCTGCATCGCCTGCGCGCCAGTTGCGGCTTCGTCGGGGCACTGCAACTCGGCGACGCCGCGGCCCGCATGTCGACCATGGAACCGCGCGAAGGCTGGCCGACGTTCGATGCCGTGCTGCGCGCAACGCGCGATCAGTTCCCGGCGGACTGA
- the recO gene encoding DNA repair protein RecO, protein MRYVQENAFVLHARPYRETSLLVELLTAQYGRIGLLARGVTGPRRQLLRAALQPLQWIRFDAVQRGELAQLANGEAVDAAPRLVGDAALGAFYLNELTLRLAPRHDPQPGLFTAYARARERLRAGESLAWTLRRYERDLLQALGLGFDWAIDGNGQPIDPAARYRLDPEHGPRRLLSDRGAADRSDAPSGQALLALVEDEMPAPADLAALRRAMRRVLEHHVGPRGLTSWQLLGELSRVGAGGQSAGN, encoded by the coding sequence ATGCGCTACGTCCAGGAAAACGCGTTCGTCCTGCACGCGCGCCCCTATCGCGAGACCAGTCTGCTGGTCGAACTGCTGACGGCGCAATACGGACGCATCGGTCTGCTCGCACGCGGCGTGACGGGGCCCCGCCGGCAGCTTTTGCGCGCCGCGCTGCAACCGCTGCAGTGGATCCGCTTCGATGCCGTGCAGCGTGGCGAACTCGCGCAACTCGCGAACGGGGAAGCCGTGGATGCCGCGCCACGTCTGGTCGGCGATGCGGCGCTGGGTGCGTTCTACCTCAACGAGCTGACCCTGCGCCTCGCGCCACGCCACGATCCGCAGCCCGGTCTGTTCACGGCCTACGCGCGTGCACGCGAGCGGCTGCGTGCGGGGGAGTCACTGGCGTGGACGCTGCGTCGCTACGAGCGCGATCTCCTGCAGGCTCTGGGACTCGGCTTCGATTGGGCGATCGACGGCAATGGTCAGCCCATCGATCCCGCGGCGCGTTATCGGCTCGATCCCGAGCACGGGCCGCGGCGATTGCTGAGCGATCGCGGCGCCGCGGACCGCAGCGATGCACCGAGTGGCCAGGCACTGCTCGCGTTGGTGGAGGACGAGATGCCCGCGCCCGCTGATCTCGCCGCGTTGCGCCGCGCGATGCGGCGCGTGCTCGAGCACCACGTCGGCCCACGCGGGCTGACGTCGTGGCAATTGCTCGGCGAGTTGTCGCGTGTCGGCGCGGGCGGTCAGTCCGCCGGGAACTGA
- the era gene encoding GTPase Era, translating to MNAAPHRAGHVAVIGRPNVGKSTLVNALVGAKISITSNRPQTTRHRLLGIATFPEGQLLLVDTPGLHREQKRAMNRMMNRAARGALEGVDAAVLVVQAGRWDDEDSLAYDTLKAAGVPVVLVVNQVDRLKDKTALLPYLAKVSAGRDFAGVHPISALKKIGLNELVRTMLSLVPEQDALYGEDEITDKSQRFLAGEMVREQLMRQLGDELPYATTVEIERFVVDGALLRIGAVIWVERDGQKAIVIGKGGERLREIGARSRQQMEKLFDSKVFLETWVRVREGWSDDEAALKSLGYHD from the coding sequence ATGAACGCAGCTCCCCACCGCGCCGGCCACGTTGCCGTCATCGGCCGCCCGAACGTGGGCAAGTCCACGTTGGTCAACGCGCTCGTCGGCGCCAAGATCTCGATCACGTCCAACCGCCCTCAAACCACGCGCCATCGCTTGCTCGGCATCGCGACGTTCCCGGAGGGCCAGCTGCTGCTGGTCGACACCCCGGGCCTGCATCGCGAGCAGAAGCGCGCGATGAATCGGATGATGAACCGCGCCGCGCGTGGCGCGCTCGAAGGCGTCGATGCCGCGGTGCTGGTCGTCCAGGCGGGACGCTGGGACGACGAGGACAGCCTCGCCTACGACACCCTCAAGGCGGCGGGCGTGCCTGTGGTGCTGGTGGTCAACCAGGTCGACCGTCTGAAGGACAAGACCGCGCTGCTGCCTTACCTGGCGAAGGTCAGTGCGGGGCGCGACTTCGCCGGCGTGCATCCGATTTCGGCACTCAAGAAGATCGGCCTCAACGAACTTGTCCGAACGATGCTCTCGCTGGTGCCCGAGCAGGACGCGCTGTACGGCGAGGACGAGATCACCGATAAGAGCCAGCGCTTCCTCGCCGGTGAAATGGTGCGCGAGCAGTTGATGCGCCAACTCGGTGATGAACTGCCGTACGCGACGACGGTCGAGATCGAGCGTTTCGTGGTCGACGGTGCGCTGCTGCGCATCGGCGCGGTGATCTGGGTCGAACGCGACGGCCAGAAGGCGATCGTCATCGGCAAGGGCGGTGAACGCCTGCGCGAGATCGGCGCGCGCTCGCGACAGCAGATGGAGAAGCTGTTCGACTCGAAGGTCTTCCTCGAGACCTGGGTGCGCGTGCGCGAAGGCTGGTCGGACGACGAGGCGGCGCTGAAGTCGCTGGGCTACCACGACTGA
- the rnc gene encoding ribonuclease III, translating into MADAFGHSFRQSALLDQALRHRSAGAPHNERLEFLGDALVNLFVAEALYARWPKVDEGALTRARAELVRESSLAQIARDLDIGPRLTLGPGEMKSGGHRRDSILADAVEALVAAIYLDSDFETCRSAVLPWFERAMAALPPPNKVGKDAKTRLQEWLQGRQGPLPTYALLSEEGEEHARTFRVSCTLAQPEIVTEGEGTSRRAAEQMAAEAALARIDALQAERRA; encoded by the coding sequence GTGGCGGACGCCTTCGGCCATTCGTTCCGTCAATCCGCGTTGCTCGATCAGGCGCTGCGCCATCGCAGCGCCGGTGCCCCGCATAACGAGCGTCTCGAATTCCTCGGCGATGCACTCGTCAACCTGTTCGTCGCCGAGGCGCTGTATGCGCGCTGGCCCAAGGTCGACGAAGGCGCGTTGACGCGCGCGCGCGCCGAGCTGGTGCGCGAATCCTCGCTCGCTCAGATCGCCCGTGATCTCGACATCGGCCCCCGCCTGACGCTCGGACCGGGCGAGATGAAGTCGGGCGGACACCGTCGCGACTCCATTCTCGCCGACGCCGTCGAGGCGCTCGTCGCCGCGATCTACCTCGATTCGGACTTCGAGACCTGCCGGTCCGCCGTGCTGCCGTGGTTCGAGCGGGCGATGGCCGCGCTGCCGCCGCCGAACAAGGTAGGCAAGGACGCGAAGACGCGCCTGCAGGAATGGCTGCAGGGTCGCCAAGGGCCGTTGCCGACGTACGCGCTGCTGTCGGAGGAGGGCGAGGAGCACGCCCGCACGTTCCGCGTGAGTTGCACGCTGGCGCAGCCGGAAATCGTCACCGAAGGCGAGGGCACGTCGCGTCGCGCCGCGGAACAGATGGCCGCGGAAGCGGCCTTGGCCAGGATCGACGCGCTGCAGGCCGAGCGCCGCGCCTGA
- a CDS encoding DUF4845 domain-containing protein — MRRHQQGMTLTSFIVVLAVVGVFAYMGMKLIPMYSEFFSVKKALEGMARDPDVASSDPAHIKDLFFRRMEADYVDDIKPENIKLARKEAGWVMTVDYEARKPLIANLDVVARFNAEKEFKRTTE, encoded by the coding sequence ATGAGACGCCACCAGCAGGGCATGACCCTGACCAGCTTCATCGTCGTCCTCGCCGTCGTCGGCGTGTTTGCTTACATGGGTATGAAACTCATTCCGATGTATTCGGAATTCTTCTCCGTAAAGAAGGCGCTTGAAGGGATGGCGCGCGATCCCGACGTGGCGTCCAGCGATCCGGCGCACATCAAGGACCTATTCTTCCGCAGGATGGAAGCCGACTACGTCGATGACATCAAGCCGGAGAACATCAAGCTCGCGCGTAAGGAAGCAGGCTGGGTGATGACGGTGGACTACGAAGCACGCAAGCCACTGATCGCCAATCTCGACGTGGTCGCACGCTTCAACGCCGAGAAGGAATTCAAGCGCACGACGGAGTGA
- the lepB gene encoding signal peptidase I, protein MRWFEIALVVLTFASGIIWLLDKLFLAKRRATREGLLDDGDEPVLVDYAKSFFPVLAAVLMLRSFVAEPFRIPSNSMMPTLLTGDFILVNKFSYGLRLPINNAKVVAIGEPKRGDVVVFKPPHHPDQDWIKRIVGLPGDTIAYHNNQLSVNGQVMQYQPIGVYQGVANGAEMTGAEEFAEALPGRPHHVLEWTDRVMDPGEGEWVVPAGQYFVMGDNRDNSEDSRYWPMHFLPEANLRGKAFLIWLNCEGWFCTNAFDASRIGTTIK, encoded by the coding sequence ATGCGCTGGTTCGAAATCGCTCTCGTCGTGCTCACCTTCGCCAGCGGCATCATCTGGCTGCTCGACAAGCTGTTCCTTGCCAAGCGGCGCGCCACGCGCGAAGGCCTGCTCGACGACGGCGACGAGCCGGTGCTGGTCGACTACGCCAAGTCGTTCTTCCCGGTGCTGGCCGCGGTGCTGATGCTGCGCAGCTTCGTCGCCGAACCGTTCCGCATCCCGTCGAACTCGATGATGCCCACGCTGCTCACCGGCGACTTCATCCTGGTCAACAAGTTCAGCTACGGCCTGCGTCTGCCGATCAACAACGCCAAGGTCGTGGCGATCGGCGAGCCGAAGCGCGGCGACGTGGTGGTCTTCAAGCCGCCACACCACCCGGACCAGGACTGGATCAAGCGCATCGTCGGCCTGCCGGGCGACACCATCGCGTACCACAACAACCAGCTCAGCGTGAACGGGCAGGTGATGCAGTACCAGCCGATCGGCGTCTACCAGGGCGTCGCCAACGGTGCCGAGATGACGGGTGCCGAGGAGTTCGCCGAGGCGCTGCCCGGCCGTCCGCACCACGTGCTCGAGTGGACCGACCGCGTCATGGATCCCGGCGAGGGCGAGTGGGTGGTTCCGGCGGGCCAGTATTTCGTGATGGGCGACAATCGCGACAATAGCGAGGACAGCCGATACTGGCCCATGCACTTCCTGCCGGAAGCCAACCTCCGCGGCAAGGCTTTCCTGATCTGGCTCAATTGCGAAGGCTGGTTCTGCACGAACGCGTTCGATGCGTCCCGCATCGGCACGACCATCAAGTGA
- the lepA gene encoding translation elongation factor 4, whose amino-acid sequence MQQIRNFSIIAHVDHGKSTLADRIIQICGGLEAREMEAQVLDSNPIERERGITIKAQSVSLPYKAKDGQTYFLNFIDTPGHVDFSYEVSRSLAACEGALLVVDAAQGVEAQSVANCYTAVEQGLEVVPVLNKIDLPTADIDRAKSEIEAVIGIDATDAVAISAKTGLNVVDVLEAIVQRIPPPKPRDTDKLQALIIDSWFDNYLGVVSLVRVMQGEIKKGDKLLVMSTGRTHQVDDVGVFTPKRKVLDALRAGEVGWVTASIKDVHGAPVGDTLTHTANPAPGPLPGFQEMQPRVFAGLFPVDAEDYPDLREALEKLRLNDAALRFEPESSEAMGFGFRCGFLGMLHMEIVQERLEREYNLNLITTAPTVIYEVLKTDGSIVPMDNPAKLPPVNMVEEIREPIIRANILTPPDYVGNVIKLCEEKRGVQIGITYMGGQVQISYELPMAEVVLDFFDKLKSVSRGYASLDYHFLRFQAGPFVRVDTLINGDKVDALSIITHRSHADRRGRDLTEKMKELIPRQQFDVAIQAAIGAQVIARTTVKALRKNVLAKCYGGDISRKKKLLEKQKEGKKRMKQVGRVEIPQEAFLAVLKVDQ is encoded by the coding sequence ATGCAGCAGATCCGCAACTTTTCCATCATCGCGCACGTCGACCACGGCAAGTCGACGCTCGCCGATCGCATCATCCAGATCTGTGGCGGCCTCGAAGCGCGCGAAATGGAAGCGCAGGTGCTCGACTCGAATCCGATCGAGCGCGAGCGCGGCATCACCATCAAGGCGCAGTCCGTCTCGCTGCCGTACAAGGCGAAGGACGGGCAGACATACTTCCTGAACTTCATCGACACGCCCGGCCACGTCGACTTCAGCTACGAGGTCTCGCGGTCGCTGGCCGCCTGCGAAGGCGCGCTGCTCGTCGTCGACGCCGCACAGGGCGTCGAGGCGCAGTCCGTCGCCAATTGCTACACCGCGGTGGAGCAGGGCCTCGAAGTCGTGCCGGTGCTCAACAAGATCGACCTGCCGACCGCCGACATCGATCGCGCGAAGTCGGAGATCGAAGCGGTCATCGGCATCGATGCGACCGACGCGGTCGCGATCAGTGCAAAGACCGGCCTCAACGTCGTCGACGTGCTCGAAGCGATCGTGCAGCGCATCCCGCCGCCGAAGCCGCGCGACACCGACAAGCTGCAGGCGCTGATCATCGACTCGTGGTTCGACAACTACCTCGGCGTGGTGTCGCTGGTGCGCGTCATGCAGGGTGAGATCAAGAAAGGCGACAAGCTGCTCGTGATGTCGACGGGTCGCACGCACCAGGTGGACGATGTCGGCGTGTTCACGCCCAAGCGCAAGGTGCTCGACGCGCTGCGCGCAGGCGAAGTGGGCTGGGTCACCGCGTCGATCAAGGACGTGCACGGCGCGCCGGTCGGCGACACGCTGACGCACACCGCGAACCCTGCGCCGGGCCCGCTGCCGGGCTTCCAGGAAATGCAGCCGCGCGTGTTCGCGGGCCTGTTCCCGGTAGACGCCGAGGACTACCCCGACCTGCGCGAAGCGCTGGAGAAGCTGCGCCTCAACGACGCTGCGCTGCGCTTCGAGCCCGAGAGCTCGGAAGCGATGGGCTTCGGCTTCCGCTGCGGCTTCCTCGGCATGCTCCACATGGAGATCGTGCAGGAGCGCCTGGAGCGCGAGTACAACCTCAACCTGATCACCACCGCGCCGACGGTGATCTACGAGGTACTGAAGACGGACGGCTCGATCGTCCCCATGGACAACCCGGCCAAGCTGCCGCCGGTGAACATGGTCGAGGAGATCCGTGAGCCGATCATCCGCGCCAATATCCTCACGCCGCCGGACTATGTCGGCAACGTGATCAAGCTGTGCGAGGAAAAGCGCGGCGTGCAGATCGGCATCACCTACATGGGCGGCCAGGTGCAGATCAGCTACGAACTGCCGATGGCCGAAGTGGTGCTCGACTTCTTCGACAAGCTGAAGTCGGTGTCGCGCGGCTATGCGTCGCTCGACTACCACTTCCTGCGCTTCCAGGCCGGCCCGTTCGTGCGCGTGGACACGCTGATCAACGGCGACAAGGTGGACGCGCTGTCGATCATCACGCACCGCAGCCACGCCGATCGGCGCGGTCGCGACCTGACCGAGAAGATGAAGGAGCTGATCCCGCGCCAGCAGTTCGACGTGGCGATCCAGGCGGCGATCGGCGCGCAGGTGATCGCGCGTACGACGGTGAAGGCGCTTCGCAAGAACGTGCTCGCCAAGTGCTACGGCGGCGACATCTCGCGCAAGAAGAAGCTTCTCGAGAAGCAGAAGGAAGGCAAGAAGCGCATGAAGCAGGTCGGGCGCGTGGAGATTCCGCAGGAAGCCTTCCTGGCCGTGCTGAAGGTCGACCAGTAA